CGTCACTACACGGCACTCTCGAACCGTAACCATGGTGTGGATTCTGGATTCTATCCACTCGGGTCATGTACGATGAAATACAATCCGAAAATCAATGAAGATATGGCACGCCTCCCTGGGTTTGCACACATTCACCCGCTTCAACCAGTCGAAAGTGTTCAAGGGGCACTCGGTTTGATGTATGATCTGCAAGAAAAACTCGCGGTCATCACAGGAATGGATGAAGTGACGCTCCAGCCGGCGGCGGGAGCACACGGTGAATGGACAGGCTTGATGCTGATTAAGGCCTACCATCATGCACGCGGTGACTTTAAACGGACGAAAGTCCTCGTACCGGACTCGGCACACGGAACGAATCCGGCATCGGCATCAGTCGCTGGATTTGATACCGTGACGGTCTTATCGGATGAACGTGGTCTTGTTGATTTAGCGGATTTAAAGAAAAAGGTCGGTGACGATACAGCGGCACTCATGTTGACAAATCCGAACACGCTTGGTCTGTTTGAGTCGGATATCGTTGAGATCGCCAAAGCGGTTCACGAGGCGGGCGGAAAACTGTACTACGATGGTGCGAACTCGAATGCGATCATGGGCATTGCTCGTCCAGGGGACATGGGCTTTGATGTCGTTCACTTGAACTTGCATAAGACGTTCACAGGTCCGCACGGTGGCGGCGGACCAGGGTCGGGTCCGGTTGGTGTCAAACAAGATTTGATTCCGTATTTACCGAAACCAATCGTCCGCAAAGAAGAAGAGCGTTATGTCCTCGACTATGATCGTCCGGAAGCAATCGGTCGCGTCAAACCATTCTACGGTAACTTCGGCATCAACGTTCGTGCCTATAGCTATATTCGGACGATGGGTGGGGCAGGTCTCGCTCGCGTCTCGAAAGAAGCGGTCTTGAATGCGAACTATATGTTGGCTCGTCTCAAAGGTGCGTATGACGCGCCATACGACGTCTATTGCAAGCACGAATTCGTCTTGTCGGGTAAACGTCAAAAAGCACTAGGTGTCCGGACGCTTGATATCGCTAAACGTCTGCTTGACTTTGGATACCATCCACCAACGATCTACTTCCCGTTGAACGTCGAGGAGTGTATCATGATCGAACCGACGGAAACAGAGTCGAAAGAAACACTCGATGCCTTTTGTGATGCGATGCTCCAGATTGCAAAAGAGGTCGAAGAGACACCAGATGTCGTCTTGAATGCACCACACACGACGGTCGTCAAACGGATGGACGAGACACTTGCTGCTCGAAAACCGGTCTTACGCTACGAACCAAAACAAGAAGTACACGCATAAGCTACTTCATAAAAAAGAGGACATCTCCGACGAAGGAGAGGTCCTCTTTTTGCGATGAACGAAGCATCAGCTCCGTTTGATTTTTCCTGACCACTGCTTGAATCCGCCTTTTAACTGATACAGATTCGTATAACCAGCTTTTTTCAAGACTTTTGCAGCCTGTGAAGAACGCATGCTACCTTGACAATACAAGTAAATCGGCATGTCTTTTCGTAATTCCTTCGAGCGCATCTTCATTTGGCTGACCGGGATGTTACGGGCACCGACGATGTGTCCACCTTTGAATTCCTGTGTCTCGCGAACATCGACGATTTGTGCTTTACGGTAGTTCGCACGGAATTCTTCTTGCGACAATTTCGTGATGCCTTTGACCGGCATGAAACGCCAAGCGATGTAGGCGATCAGCGCGACCCATAATACGATCGTAATGATAGTTCCAGTTTCCATATTCGACTTCCAACCCCTTCGTTCGTTTAACCTCTGTTTCATTATAGTCAACGAAATCGATTTCGGCAATCGACTCGTGATTGCGCGACCGAGAATGGGTTTGATACACTAAGACGGAAACGTTTTGGGGGTGCTCAAGTGAACAGAGAGTGGCAAGTGTTGACGACGCCGGCAATGGAGCCGGCAATGAACATGGCAATTGATGAAGCATTGATTCAGTTCGTCGGGCGTGGTGAAATCGCACCGACGCTTCGTTTTTACTCATGGGAACCACACGGATTAAGTGTTGGTCATTTTCAACGGGCAACCCGTGATATCGATCGAAAGCGGATTGCAGAGCTCGGTATTCCGATCGTGCGTCGGATGACAGGAGGGCGCGCTGTCTTGCATGCAGACGAGTTGACATACAGTGTCGTCATCCCGGAAGATACAGAAGGTTTACCACGCACGGTCATCGAAAGTTATCGGATGTTGACGGAAGGAATTCGCAAAGGATACCATCACCTCGGCATTCCGGTCGAATTTTCCGTTCCGTTGACGGAAGAGGAAAAGGAAGAATTACGGAAGCCGAAATCAGCCGTTTGTTTTGATGCAGCGTCGTATTATGAACTCGCTGTTGGAAAACGGAAAGTCGCCGGAAGTGCACAAGTTCGCCATCAAGGCGTTGTCCTGCAGCACGGTTCGGTCCCACTCTCTGTCGATGAAGGTGAATTGTTTGATTGTTTCTTGTATGATGATGAGTCGACGCGCGAACGGATGAAAGCGCGTTTTTCAGGAAAAGCTGTCGCTTTGAATGAGCTAGCAGGTCGCGCAGTCGCATTTGACGAGGTACGAGAAGCGTTCACGAAAGGCTTCGAAGAGGCGCTTGATTTGTCGTTCGTTCCATTAACGTTCACTAGCGAGCAGTGGCAGGAGATTGAGCGTCTTGCCGAGAAATACCGTAGTGATGAGTGGAACTGGAAACGCTAATGAATGAAATGGGAAGGTGATGTCGTGCCAACTCCGAGTATGGAAGATTATTTGGAACAAATTTATAAACTGATTGAAGATAAGGGGTATGCCCGCGTATCGGATATAGCGGAGTCGTTAGGCGTTCACCCGTCGTCGGTAACAAAGATGGTTCAAAAGCTCGACCGGGAGACGTATCTCGTTTATGAAAAGTATCCGGGTCTCATGCTGACGCCTAAAGGACGCAAAATCGGAAAGCGTCTCGTGGAACGACACGCCTTACTTGAAGATTTTCTTCGTCTCGTTGGTGTGGATGAAGAACTGATCTATAAGGATGTCGAAGGAATCGAGCATCATATTAGTATCGAAGCGTTGGATAAGATCAACGGAATGATTCAGTTCTTCGCAGAACGTCCTGGTTTGAAAGAGGAACTGCATCGCTATCAACAAGCCCATCCAGAGGATTGAGGCTTGTTTTTTTATACTTTTTTTCTAAGAACCTACCTTAAAAACGAACATTCCATTACATTTTAATGATAAAGTGCGCATTTAAAAGGTGTTATGTTATACTGAGCCTGAAAATGGACGAAGGGGGTGACGGGTGTTCGCACCTGGTCATGGAAATTACGATTAAAGAAAAGTTAGTGTCTGAGTCACAACTAAAAGAAAAAGTCCGTGAATTAGCACAACAGATTGAAGCAGATGCTGCCGGACGTCAAATCGTTCTTGTCGTCGTGTTGAAAGGGTCGATGGTCTTTGCTGCGGATTTGATGCGCGAAATCAAAGGAAGCGTTCAAATTGATACAGTCGCGTGCTCTTCTTACGGAACAAAGACCGTCTCTTCAGGGCGTGTCCAGTTG
This region of Exiguobacterium acetylicum DSM 20416 genomic DNA includes:
- the gcvPB gene encoding aminomethyl-transferring glycine dehydrogenase subunit GcvPB → MNEQTLIFEISKPGRIAYSLPLPTVDEVAVEELLPTSMLRKEDVALPEVSELDLVRHYTALSNRNHGVDSGFYPLGSCTMKYNPKINEDMARLPGFAHIHPLQPVESVQGALGLMYDLQEKLAVITGMDEVTLQPAAGAHGEWTGLMLIKAYHHARGDFKRTKVLVPDSAHGTNPASASVAGFDTVTVLSDERGLVDLADLKKKVGDDTAALMLTNPNTLGLFESDIVEIAKAVHEAGGKLYYDGANSNAIMGIARPGDMGFDVVHLNLHKTFTGPHGGGGPGSGPVGVKQDLIPYLPKPIVRKEEERYVLDYDRPEAIGRVKPFYGNFGINVRAYSYIRTMGGAGLARVSKEAVLNANYMLARLKGAYDAPYDVYCKHEFVLSGKRQKALGVRTLDIAKRLLDFGYHPPTIYFPLNVEECIMIEPTETESKETLDAFCDAMLQIAKEVEETPDVVLNAPHTTVVKRMDETLAARKPVLRYEPKQEVHA
- a CDS encoding biotin/lipoate A/B protein ligase family protein gives rise to the protein MNREWQVLTTPAMEPAMNMAIDEALIQFVGRGEIAPTLRFYSWEPHGLSVGHFQRATRDIDRKRIAELGIPIVRRMTGGRAVLHADELTYSVVIPEDTEGLPRTVIESYRMLTEGIRKGYHHLGIPVEFSVPLTEEEKEELRKPKSAVCFDAASYYELAVGKRKVAGSAQVRHQGVVLQHGSVPLSVDEGELFDCFLYDDESTRERMKARFSGKAVALNELAGRAVAFDEVREAFTKGFEEALDLSFVPLTFTSEQWQEIERLAEKYRSDEWNWKR
- a CDS encoding rhodanese-like domain-containing protein; the encoded protein is METGTIITIVLWVALIAYIAWRFMPVKGITKLSQEEFRANYRKAQIVDVRETQEFKGGHIVGARNIPVSQMKMRSKELRKDMPIYLYCQGSMRSSQAAKVLKKAGYTNLYQLKGGFKQWSGKIKRS
- the mntR gene encoding transcriptional regulator MntR, translating into MPTPSMEDYLEQIYKLIEDKGYARVSDIAESLGVHPSSVTKMVQKLDRETYLVYEKYPGLMLTPKGRKIGKRLVERHALLEDFLRLVGVDEELIYKDVEGIEHHISIEALDKINGMIQFFAERPGLKEELHRYQQAHPED